The genomic interval AGGAGCGCAAGATCGGCGAGGACGCCCTCACGTTTGTCTCCGGCGCCAAGGGCGCCAAGGCCGTGACGATCCTCGTCCGCGGCGGCAGCGAGCACGTCATCGACGAGGTCGAGCGCAACCTCGACGACGCGATCGGCGTGGTCGCGACGGCCATCCGCTACGGCAAGATCGTGGCCGGGGCCGGCGCGCCCGAGATCGAGGTCGCGCTCGCGCTCCGCAAGTACGCCGCCTCCGTCGGCGGCCGCGAGCAGCTGGCCATCGAGGCCTTCGCCGACGCGGTGGAGATCATCCCCCGCACGCTTGCCGAGAACGCCGGCCTTGACGCCATCAACGTGCTCGTCGACCTCCGCTCGGCCCACGAGAAGGGCCAGAAGTTCGCCGGCATCGACCTCGACTCCGGCAAGGTCGTCGACTCGTGGAAGGCAAACGTCCTCGAGCCCGTCCGCGTGAAGACCCAGGCCGTCCAGAGCGCGACCGAGGTCGCCACGATGATCCTGCGCATCGACGACATCATCGCGGCCAAGCACTTCGAGCCCGGCAAGGGCGGCGAGGCCGGCGGCCACGGCGGCCCCGGCGGAATGGACTTCTAGGGGGCAATTTCGGCCCGCGGCGGGGCGAGACGCCCCGCCCGTCTTCCTTTTCTGTGATCCATCGCTCGAGCGCCGGCTCGCCACCGCGCCCCGTCCCAAACGGCCCATGCCGACCGCGCGACAACCGTGCGGCCATGGCCCCGGAGCAGACCCGCCCGCCCCAAACGCAGGAACGGCAGCCCGGCCGCGAGAGCGAGATGCGGCCGCGCCCGCGCTACCGCGGAGCGGGCTACCGTGCGGCGGGCAAGCTTGCGGGCAAGGCCGCCGTCGTGACGGGCGGGGATTCGGGCATCGGCCGCGCCGTTTGCACCCTCTTTGCCAAGGAGGGAGCCGACGTGGCGATCGCGTACCTCGAGGAGCACAACGACGCCAAGGAGACGGCCCGCGCGGTCGAGAAGGAGGGCCGCCGCGCGCTCCTGCTGCCCGGCGACGTCGGCGACGAGGGCGTCTGCCAAGCGCACGTCGAGCGGACGGTGCACGAGTTGGGTCGCCTGGACGTCGTCGTGAACAACGCGGCCGAGCAACACCGCCACGAGACGCTCGAAGAGATCACGGCCGCCGAGATCGACCGGACGTTCCGCACGAACATGTACTCCTATTTCTTCCTCACGAAGCACGCGCTTGCGCACTTGCGCGAGGGTTCGTCGGTCATCAACACCACCTCCGTCGTGGCCTACAAGGGCAACCCGAAGCTCCTTGCGTACTCGGCGACCAAGGGCGCCATCGTCACCTTCACGCGATCCCTGTCGGGCCTCCTCGTCGAGCGCGGCATCCGCGTGAACGCCGTGGCGCCGGGCCCCATCTGGACGCCGCTGATCCCCGCCACCTTCCCTGCCGAGGACGTGGCGACCTTCGGCTCCAACTACCCCATGAGCCGTCCCGGGGAGCCGGACGAGGTGGCGCCATGCTACGTCTTTTTGGCAAGCGACGACGCCTCGTACATCACCGGTCAGGTGCTGCATCCAAACGGCGGCGCGATCGTGAACGGTTGAGCCCGCCGGCCGCGCCGCCGGACGGGACGCTCAAAGGCCGACGCCGCCGCGCGAGGTCGCCGCGCCCACTTCCTCGGAGCCTCCGGGGATGGCCCAGCAGACCTTTTTGAGCGCGGCGACGTACTGGCTCAAGTTCTTGCAGAACTCGCCCGTCTGCGCGCCGACGTCCTCGCAGTACAGGAAGAAGCCGGATTCCCACGTCTCGTCCGCGTAGCCGAAGCATTCCCCGATCTTGCCCGCGACGGTGCGCGCCGCAGCGGTGCACGTGCGAGCGTCCTGCGCGCACTTGGCAAGCTTGCTGCATTCGGCCGACGCGGAGCTTCCCGCGTCGCTGTCGTAGGCCCACAGCAGGACGACGATCACGCTGTTGGCGGCGCACTTGAACAGGCACTCGGCCGTGTCGACGCCGCCGCCGTTGTAGGGATCGTAGTAGTCGACGGCGCAGTACGATTCGCTGGAGCCGCCGTAGCACTTCTTGCGTCCCTTGATGTTCTTGCACTCGTCGGCGTCGACCTCGGGCGACAGGAGGGTTGCCGAGGCTGCCGGCACCGCGACTGCCTGGGCGGCCAGGACCGCCATCGCGACGAAGCCCACGATCCTCCACCGGCCTGCTTCCGGGTTCCTGCGTCCCCGCATGGTCTCACCGGCGACCCTCCACGCGGCCGCCGGCAAGAAGGAGGCGGCGCAGGGGGCAAGCTTTGTTCCAGCTTGCTCGCACGCCCCGCGGACGCGCGCACGGGGCGCGCGCCCGAGGGTGCCGGATCCTAGCCCCGAAGCGCGGCGGCGACCGCCGCGTCCCGAAGCAACTCGACCGGCGGAAGCGCGGGCCCGCCGCCCGAGGGGGCGCCCATGGCGAAGTGGAAACCGCCCACCACCACGAAGTCGACGTCGTAGGCGTAGCCGCCGGCGTCCTCGATCCACGGCACGAGCGCGCACTCGTTGCCAAGCTCGGTGGCCGTGTTCCAGTTGTAGTAGTAGTCGTGTCCGCCCTGCGGGTTCTCGCGCAGCCGCTTGAAGCCACCGTACCAGCCCCAGTACGACGTCCATCCGAAGCAGAAGATGCCAAGCTCGAGCTTCGGGTTGGGATCCCCGACGCGGGACTCGGCCTGCACGATCACCGGTTGCATGGGCCAAAGGGCCGCCTTCGTGGGGAACAGGGGCGCAATCTCGCCGTCCACGCGGAGGCGATCGCCCCGGCCGCCGACGCCGTCGAACACGATGCGGACGACGGGGTCCGGCAGGTTGTCGACGAGCACCCACGCGGCGCGGCCCGACGCAAAGCCGTCGGCGTCGATGCAGCGCACGGACAGGCGGTGCCAGCGCTCGGCCACGGTAGCGGTTTCAAGCGCGCCTTCGAAGGCCCCGCCGGCGACCTCGGCAAGCGGTGACGCGACGCCTGCGCGGTTCAGCACGTAGTCGGCGGCGACGACGGGCGCGACGCCGGCTGCCGTCGTGGCCCGGACGGTGACAAGTCCGGAAACGCGCGCCTCGTTGGCCGGCGCGGCAAGCACGCAGGTCGGGGGGGTGAAGTCGCACCGGGACGGCAGGCTTTCGGTTCCCTGCTCGACCGCGACGGCAAGGTCGATCGCCGCGCGGGCCTGAACGAGGCCGTAGCCGAACGTCTCGTCCCATCCGGCCGGGCCAAGGTCGGTGGCCGTGAGTCGGAGCACGTGCCGGATCTGGCAGGCGGAGAGCGAGGGCGCGTGGCCCCAAACGAGGGCCGCAAGGCCCGAGGCGTGCGGCGTGGCCATGCTCGTTCCGCTGCACGTGGAGTACTTCTGGCCGCCGCCACCGCACCCGCTCGTGGGGAGGTCCGGAGCGGCCGTGGAAACGATCTGGTAGCCGGGCGCCGCGATCTCCACCGGGCCGCC from Candidatus Thermoplasmatota archaeon carries:
- a CDS encoding SDR family oxidoreductase; translated protein: MAPEQTRPPQTQERQPGRESEMRPRPRYRGAGYRAAGKLAGKAAVVTGGDSGIGRAVCTLFAKEGADVAIAYLEEHNDAKETARAVEKEGRRALLLPGDVGDEGVCQAHVERTVHELGRLDVVVNNAAEQHRHETLEEITAAEIDRTFRTNMYSYFFLTKHALAHLREGSSVINTTSVVAYKGNPKLLAYSATKGAIVTFTRSLSGLLVERGIRVNAVAPGPIWTPLIPATFPAEDVATFGSNYPMSRPGEPDEVAPCYVFLASDDASYITGQVLHPNGGAIVNG
- a CDS encoding S8 family serine peptidase, whose protein sequence is MLLPALLVVPPAVAQDPGRVVVAFDDLPAGTVVGGLLLNGRVVQADPVLRFAVVDVPSASQALALARGIPAVRYAEVEGTYEAYFTPNDPRFAQQYGPARIGLPEAWDLGLATTKSVCIVDTGTRWTHEDLAGSYVAGRDEVNNDDLPDDDHGHGTHVAGTALARIHNGVGVAGAANAPLYVSKVLSSQGWGTWGWVASGIRWCADAGADVVSMSLGGGFSQIVEDAVAYAAGKGVLLIAAAGNSGYYGQCIECVGWPAASPHVVAVGCTDQTDQACFFTSLGGPVEIAAPGYQIVSTAAPDLPTSGCGGGGQKYSTCSGTSMATPHASGLAALVWGHAPSLSACQIRHVLRLTATDLGPAGWDETFGYGLVQARAAIDLAVAVEQGTESLPSRCDFTPPTCVLAAPANEARVSGLVTVRATTAAGVAPVVAADYVLNRAGVASPLAEVAGGAFEGALETATVAERWHRLSVRCIDADGFASGRAAWVLVDNLPDPVVRIVFDGVGGRGDRLRVDGEIAPLFPTKAALWPMQPVIVQAESRVGDPNPKLELGIFCFGWTSYWGWYGGFKRLRENPQGGHDYYYNWNTATELGNECALVPWIEDAGGYAYDVDFVVVGGFHFAMGAPSGGGPALPPVELLRDAAVAAALRG